CGTTGAGCTTGCCCGGCTTGGCCTTCGCGGCCTTGATCACGTCCTGCAGGCTCTTGTACGGCGAGTCGGTCCTGGCGACGAGGGTGTTGGGTGTGTAGCCGAGGGCACCGACCGGGAGGAAGTCGCTGCGGTCGAACGGCGCCTTCTCGCCGGTGTAGACGTAGTTGAGCCCGCTCGGCATGCCGATGACGGAGATCGTCGAACCGTTCTTGGGCTGTCCGAGCATGTACGACTGGGCGATCTGGGTGCCGGCACCGGGCTTGTTGACCACCTGGAACCGTGCGCCGGTCTCCTTGCTCAGGCCGTCGGCGAGTACCCGGGCCCACGTGTCGGTCGTGCCTCCCGGGGAGAAGCCGACGATCATCTGGACGGTCTGGCCCTTGCGTGGGTAGGCGGCCGCACCGTCCTTCGTCGCGCCGCCACCTGTCGCGCCGCCGCAGCCCGCGGCGAGGAGACACAACGCCAGCAGCGCCGTGAGGGATCGCTTCATTGCGGATCTCCGTTTCTGTCGAGCTCACTCGTTCGTGCCTCGTCGTCGACCTGCGACGCCGAGGCGATGGATCGGTGTGCGTTCCTCCCGCGGATCGTGGTGACGACCTTCGCGATCACCACCGCGCCGAGCAGGCCGTACGCCACGACGCAGACCGGGCCGGCGAGGAGGCCGGTGTAGTCGCCGTGCTGGATCGACAGCGCACGGCGGAAGTTCGACTCCAGCAGCGGTCCGAGCACGAGCGTGAGGGCGAGCGGGGCCACAGGGACCTCGATCCGCCGCAGGGCGAAGCCGACCAGCCCGGCGATCCACATGACCAGCACGTCGAACATGCTGTTGTTGATGCTGTACGTGCCGAGTGTCATGAACACGAGCGTCACGCAGTACAGGACCTGGGTGGGTATCCGCAGGAAGTGCACCCACACCCGGACGAGCGGCAGGCTCAGCACGAGCAGGATCACGTTGGACACGAAGAGGCTCGCGATGAGCCCCCAGGCGATGTCGGGATGCTGCGCGAAGAGCAGCGGGCCGGGCTGGAGTCCGTTGATCGTGAACGCGCCGAGGAGGATCGCCATCGTCGTGGACGACGGGATGCCGAGGGTGAGCAGCGGGATGTAGTTGGACATGCCGAGCGCGTTGTTCGTCGTCTCCGGTCCCGCGACGCCCTGGATCGCGCCGCGGCCGAACCGCTCCGGGTGCTTCGAGACCCGCTTCTCGATCACGTAGGAGATGAACGTCCCCGCGGCGGCCGGTGACCCGGGCACGAGCCCGAAGAAGAAGCCGAGGACGGTGCCACGGGCGATCGAGCCGCTCGACTCCTTCAGGTCCTGCCTCGTCATGCGGACCGGACCGATGTTGCCGGAGAAGTCGATCGCGGCCTTGCGCCCGATGCTCTCCAGGATCTCCGCCAGGCCGATGATGCCGATCGCCACCGTGATGAACGAGATGCCGTCCTGCAGGTCGAGGCCGCCTCCGGTGAACCTGGGTGTGCCCGTCACCGGGTCGAGTCCCACGATGCCCACGAACAGGCCGAGGCCCGCGGCGACGAGACCCTTCACGACGGAGCGCCCGGTGAGCGCGACGACGAGCGACAGCGCCAGCAGGCTGAGCGCGAAGAGCTCGGGCGGACGCAGCTCCAGCGCGACGCTGGCGAAGTGCGTGGAGAACACCAGCCCCACGAACGCGACGGTGCCACCGACGAACGAGCCGACGGCGGCGATCGCCAGCGCCTTGCCCGCCTTGCCCTGCTTGGTCATCTGGTAGCCGTCGATGCAGGTCGCCACCGAGGAGACCTCGCCGGGAACGTTCAGCAGCACCGACGTGATCGTGCCGCCGTACATCGACCCGTAGTAGATCGCCGCGATCATGATGGTCGACCCCGTCGGTCCGACGACGAAGGCGAGCGGCAGCAGCAGTGAGGTGGCCGCGGCAGGGCCGAATCCCGGGATGACGCCGGTCAGCATTCCGAGGAGGCAGCCCAGCATCGCGAACGCCAGGTTCGCGGGCGTCAGGATGTGCTCGAAACCCGCGAGGAGAAGGTCGAGGGTGCTCATGGTCCGATGCCCAACCGTGTCAGCACGGTCAGCAGACCGAACGGATCGGGCAGGAAGATGCCGAGCACCTGCAGGCCGTAACAGGCCACCAGCGTCCCGACGAGCGAGAGCACGAAGCTACGGACCGGGCGGGCGCGGGCCACGACGATGAGCAGGCCGGTGAGGTACACGGTGAGGACGGGAACGATGCCGAGCCGTTCGGTGAACGCCGCCGTGAGGCCGCTCCAGACCACGACGAAGAGGATCCGCACCCGACCGCCATCGTCGATGCTCTCGTCCGTGGACGCGGTGGCGTCGTCGTCCTCGGTGACGGGGCGGCGTGCCGCGACGTTCCCCTGGAGGAGCCAGATCACGGACAGGACGCCGAGCATGGCCGAGACGAGGGCGGGGAAGAAGCCGGGGCCGATCTGGTTACCGCTGCGCAGGCCGTAGCCGACGGACACGACGAGGGCGAGGGCGGACGCGACGAGCACGACCGCCGCCGCGATGCGGTCGGCCGTGTGCGGACCGGTGTGCCGGCCCACCCGCTCGGTGAGTCTGGCCACCCACGTCGTGACCGCCGTCGTCCTCGTCGGCATCGAGGTGGACCTGTGCCTATGCCTGCGCCGGCGTCCGGAACAGGTCGCCCACCGCGGTGCCCGTGCGGGACACCAGGGTGGGGAAGAGGGAGTACCCGACCTCGCTGCCGATCCCGTGACGGAACGGTTCGAGCTTCGACGGCACGTGGAACGGTGCGATGTTGGGGCCGAGGTTGACCTCCGGGCCCAGCGTCTCGATCAGCCACACCTGGTGCGCCAGGGTCTCCGCCTCGAACACGAGGTGCTGGAGACCGACCCGCTCCGCGAGCTCCGCGACCCGGGGTGCGGTGTCGCTCTCGCCCGCCGGTCCGAGCGCGGCGTCGAGCTGCCAGCGTTCGACGATGATGCGGTGCGCGCCGGCGTCCAGCAGGCGCCCGATGTCATGGGCGGCCTCGTCGACGTCGAGCGCCGTGCGCTGGAACTTCTTGCCGTACTCGTACAGCACCTCGAACCCGCGCTGCGCGGCGAGCCCGATCACGGCCGCGAGCTGCTCGGTGTCGAGCGGCACCATCGAGCTCGAGACCTCGACGGCCGTCAGCCCGTAGTCGGTCATCGTGTCGAGTGCCTGTTCCGTCCGGCCGTGCAGGTGCGCGGCCTCGAGGACCGTGCCACCGAGGAAGGTCCGTACCTGCGCGTCCGTGCACAGCCGTATCTTCGCGCGCAGCTCGTCGGGAGGCAGGTACCAGGTCACGAACTGGCGGAACTTCAGGTAGTCGAGCACGTGCCCATAGCTGCCGAGCAGGCCGTCGAGCTCGGCAGTGGGCATGCCGTCGTCCCTGACCATGGTGATCCCTGTCGAGCGGGGCTTGCCCGGACGTACGGGCAGGTGCTCGAAGAACAACGGGTTGTCCATCGCACTCCTGTCGGGCTCGAGACTGCGGGATACTGTCCGGCAATCTGTGCACACCGAACTGTACGCTTCGTATACCATGTGCGCTACGGCTCTGGCACCGGATTTCGCGGCCCGGCCGTGCCGGCCCCTCGGAGAGGTGGACTGATGGAGCTCGACATCGACGGACGCGCCGGCCTGGTCACCGGAGCAACGAGCGGCATCGGTCGTGCCACGGCCGTCGCGCTGGCGGCCGAAGGCGTCCGCCTCGCCGTCCAGGGCAGGCGCAAGGAGCAGCTCGACGAGCTCGCCGGCGAGATCGAGGCGAGTGGCGGTCGCCGCCCGGCCGTCGTCGTGTGCGAGCTGCTGGACGCCGACGCCGCGGAGGTCGTCGCGCGCGCGGCGACGGAGGCCCTCGGCTCGGTCGACATCCTGGTGAACAACGCCGGGGGCAGCAGGCCGCTGGGGGTCGATGCCACCGACGAGGCGTGGGACGAGGCGACCACGCTCAACTTCACCCGCCACCGCCAGCTCGCCACGAGGCTCCTGCCCGCGATGCGGTCGGC
Above is a genomic segment from Streptosporangiales bacterium containing:
- a CDS encoding tripartite tricarboxylate transporter permease, producing the protein MSTLDLLLAGFEHILTPANLAFAMLGCLLGMLTGVIPGFGPAAATSLLLPLAFVVGPTGSTIMIAAIYYGSMYGGTITSVLLNVPGEVSSVATCIDGYQMTKQGKAGKALAIAAVGSFVGGTVAFVGLVFSTHFASVALELRPPELFALSLLALSLVVALTGRSVVKGLVAAGLGLFVGIVGLDPVTGTPRFTGGGLDLQDGISFITVAIGIIGLAEILESIGRKAAIDFSGNIGPVRMTRQDLKESSGSIARGTVLGFFFGLVPGSPAAAGTFISYVIEKRVSKHPERFGRGAIQGVAGPETTNNALGMSNYIPLLTLGIPSSTTMAILLGAFTINGLQPGPLLFAQHPDIAWGLIASLFVSNVILLVLSLPLVRVWVHFLRIPTQVLYCVTLVFMTLGTYSINNSMFDVLVMWIAGLVGFALRRIEVPVAPLALTLVLGPLLESNFRRALSIQHGDYTGLLAGPVCVVAYGLLGAVVIAKVVTTIRGRNAHRSIASASQVDDEARTSELDRNGDPQ
- a CDS encoding SDR family oxidoreductase yields the protein MELDIDGRAGLVTGATSGIGRATAVALAAEGVRLAVQGRRKEQLDELAGEIEASGGRRPAVVVCELLDADAAEVVARAATEALGSVDILVNNAGGSRPLGVDATDEAWDEATTLNFTRHRQLATRLLPAMRSAGWGRIINITGKSEPPTVNGAVVAKAAVMSWSKGLSRDVGHDGVTVNCVAPGKIMSDQILRNYSPEFRERQAADDIPVGRYGQPVDVANLVCYLASERAAYLTGIVVPVDGGMRRHSF